Proteins encoded by one window of Hafnia alvei:
- a CDS encoding MFS transporter has product MPLALFALTISAFAIGTTEFVIVGLIPTIAADLQVSLPSAGLLVSLYALGVAIGAPVLTALTGRMPRKTLLIGLMVLFTLGNLLAWKAPGYMSLMTARVLTGLAHGVFFSIGSTLATSLVPKEKAASAIAIMFTGLTVALVTGVPLGTFIGQHFGWHETFLAVSLLGIIALIGSLIFVPNGLKHTPPASIARQLTILKQPRLLMVYAKTALGYGGNFVVFTFLAPILQQVSGFSASAVTWVMLIYGVSVAAGNLWGGRLADRMGPIKALQIIFLLLAAVLAVFSFTAHSPVLALITVLFWGAVAFGNVPGLQVYVVQQAERYAPHAVDVASGLNIAAFNLGIAGGAWVGGMIVENYGLMVTPWVGAIVVLLAFGMTRWSGALDKRACAQ; this is encoded by the coding sequence ATGCCATTAGCTCTGTTTGCACTGACCATCAGTGCGTTTGCCATCGGCACCACGGAGTTTGTTATCGTGGGCCTGATCCCAACTATCGCCGCAGATTTGCAGGTTTCCCTGCCGTCTGCTGGCCTGCTTGTGAGTTTATATGCGCTCGGTGTTGCCATCGGAGCACCGGTGCTCACCGCGTTAACCGGCCGTATGCCGCGTAAAACGCTGCTGATTGGCCTGATGGTGCTGTTTACTCTCGGTAACCTGTTAGCGTGGAAAGCGCCCGGCTATATGTCGCTGATGACCGCTCGCGTGCTGACCGGCTTAGCCCACGGGGTCTTTTTCTCCATCGGTTCTACGCTGGCCACCAGCCTAGTGCCGAAAGAAAAAGCCGCCAGCGCCATCGCAATTATGTTCACCGGTTTAACCGTGGCACTAGTCACCGGCGTACCTTTAGGGACGTTCATTGGCCAACATTTTGGCTGGCATGAAACCTTCTTGGCGGTTTCGCTGCTGGGGATTATCGCCCTTATCGGTAGCCTGATTTTCGTGCCTAACGGTTTAAAACATACGCCACCGGCTTCCATCGCTCGTCAGTTGACCATCTTGAAACAGCCACGCTTGTTGATGGTCTACGCTAAAACCGCATTGGGCTACGGCGGTAACTTTGTGGTCTTCACTTTCCTTGCGCCTATTTTGCAGCAGGTCAGTGGATTTAGCGCCAGCGCCGTAACGTGGGTAATGCTGATTTACGGAGTATCTGTGGCAGCAGGTAACCTGTGGGGTGGACGCTTAGCCGACCGTATGGGCCCAATTAAAGCACTACAAATTATTTTCTTACTGTTAGCCGCCGTACTTGCCGTGTTTAGCTTCACCGCACACAGTCCAGTGCTGGCCTTGATTACCGTATTGTTCTGGGGTGCAGTCGCCTTTGGTAACGTCCCTGGTTTACAGGTTTATGTGGTGCAACAGGCAGAACGCTATGCCCCTCACGCCGTTGACGTCGCTTCTGGTTTGAACATCGCAGCCTTTAACCTCGGCATCGCCGGTGGTGCATGGGTCGGCGGTATGATCGTTGAGAACTATGGCCTGATGGTGACACCGTGGGTTGGTGCAATCGTAGTCTTACTGGCATTTGGTATGACTCGTTGGAGCGGCGCATTAGACAAACGTGCATGTGCTCAGTAA
- a CDS encoding CDP-diacylglycerol diphosphatase, producing MRFQRKTGFIVLLVIVLLVITGFFFLQPSHPDALWKIVSQQCVPHQQQRQNPSPCAEVNLAQRFVVFKDRNGPLQYLLMPTAKVTGIESPLLLNPQQPNYFAAAWQQRDWLSKRYGKPVPDDLLSFTINSEYGRTQNQLHIHMSCTKPKVLARITALTPSLSSQWQPVQIGINNHSYWARTLDKNALAKNSPFILLAEGLPQARENMGAFGLALLPTAEGNFVLLATQREWWRLNLASIEEIQDHSCANLAARVKNSQ from the coding sequence ATGAGATTTCAGCGCAAAACAGGATTCATCGTACTACTTGTTATTGTGCTCCTCGTCATTACCGGCTTCTTCTTCCTTCAGCCCTCGCATCCCGATGCTCTGTGGAAAATTGTCAGCCAACAGTGTGTACCGCATCAACAACAACGACAAAACCCAAGTCCCTGTGCCGAGGTCAACCTTGCACAGAGATTTGTGGTATTTAAAGACCGCAACGGCCCCCTGCAATATCTATTGATGCCAACCGCCAAGGTCACGGGCATTGAATCGCCCCTCTTATTAAACCCACAGCAACCCAACTATTTTGCCGCCGCATGGCAGCAGCGCGATTGGCTGTCAAAGCGTTATGGCAAACCAGTGCCGGATGACCTGCTGTCATTCACCATTAATTCTGAATATGGTCGAACGCAAAATCAGCTGCATATCCATATGTCCTGTACGAAACCTAAGGTACTTGCACGGATTACGGCTTTAACACCTTCACTCTCATCACAGTGGCAACCAGTACAGATTGGGATCAATAACCACAGTTATTGGGCACGCACGCTCGACAAAAACGCACTGGCAAAAAATAGCCCCTTCATTCTGTTAGCCGAAGGCTTACCGCAGGCGCGGGAAAACATGGGAGCGTTTGGATTGGCATTGCTCCCTACTGCTGAGGGCAACTTTGTGCTGTTAGCCACCCAGCGTGAATGGTGGCGATTGAACTTAGCATCGATTGAAGAAATACAAGATCACAGCTGTGCAAACCTTGCCGCTCGCGTAAAAAACTCTCAATAA
- a CDS encoding DUF421 domain-containing protein: MEYYGYVLVKFILGFAIVITHLNFSGKTQLSQMTPVDFIGNFVLGGIIGGVIYSDAIPLYQYIIVLLIGVGLISLLNAISKHVYFFRSVTIGDPIPIIKKGRFLMENILTKKNKIDILNVSSQLHAQGIHSFQEINYAQIEPSGQLTVVCEGAQMPSIILMKDGRLRSYELNQIEKDEAWMEQELERCGIKAEDVFIAEFWDGKLMFILRDGEIVR; the protein is encoded by the coding sequence ATGGAATACTACGGATACGTTTTGGTGAAGTTTATTTTGGGATTCGCCATTGTGATTACGCACCTGAATTTTTCAGGTAAAACTCAGCTGTCGCAAATGACACCGGTCGATTTTATCGGCAACTTTGTACTAGGTGGCATTATTGGCGGCGTTATCTACAGCGATGCTATTCCTCTTTATCAATACATTATCGTGCTGCTCATCGGCGTAGGTTTAATCTCATTGCTGAATGCAATCAGTAAGCATGTCTATTTCTTTCGTTCAGTCACCATCGGCGATCCCATTCCTATCATTAAAAAGGGTCGTTTCCTGATGGAGAATATCCTGACTAAGAAAAACAAAATCGATATTTTAAACGTGTCATCGCAGCTACATGCTCAAGGTATTCATTCGTTCCAAGAAATCAACTATGCCCAAATAGAGCCAAGCGGACAGCTTACCGTCGTATGTGAAGGGGCTCAAATGCCGTCGATCATTCTTATGAAAGATGGGCGTTTACGCTCTTATGAGCTCAACCAAATAGAAAAAGACGAAGCATGGATGGAGCAAGAACTAGAACGCTGCGGTATCAAAGCTGAAGATGTCTTTATCGCGGAATTTTGGGACGGAAAACTGATGTTTATTCTTCGCGATGGCGAAATCGTTCGTTAA
- a CDS encoding GlsB/YeaQ/YmgE family stress response membrane protein, producing the protein MGILSWIIFGLIAGILAKWIMPGKDGGGFIVTVILGVVGAVVGGYISTFFGYGRVDGFNFGSFIVAVIGALVVLFIYRKIRS; encoded by the coding sequence ATGGGTATCCTTTCGTGGATTATTTTCGGGCTTATTGCCGGTATTCTGGCTAAATGGATTATGCCGGGGAAAGACGGCGGTGGGTTTATTGTTACCGTGATCCTTGGGGTTGTGGGTGCCGTTGTTGGTGGTTATATCAGCACCTTCTTTGGCTACGGTCGAGTCGATGGCTTTAATTTCGGCAGTTTTATCGTTGCCGTTATTGGTGCTCTGGTGGTGTTGTTTATCTACCGTAAGATCCGCAGCTAG
- a CDS encoding E3 ubiquitin--protein ligase, which translates to MKVWNKVLLASFIGLVVAGCDDSTKVDANLDKAKDNAEQIKDAADNKADQITDAAKQKANELKKEADVQADQLSDKAKAIKSEAEKRADALTDDAKAKAKSIEQQAKQQSDQIIDQAKTIKESAISGANDLSADAQTKTQAIKDSMKQNPPAQNGVAPASNETPKTNANP; encoded by the coding sequence ATGAAAGTATGGAATAAAGTCCTGTTAGCTTCTTTTATTGGGTTGGTTGTCGCGGGCTGTGACGATTCCACTAAAGTTGATGCCAATCTTGATAAAGCGAAAGACAACGCGGAACAAATTAAAGACGCTGCGGATAATAAAGCCGATCAAATTACCGATGCCGCTAAGCAAAAAGCCAATGAGCTGAAGAAAGAAGCGGATGTGCAGGCCGATCAACTCAGCGATAAAGCTAAAGCGATTAAAAGTGAGGCCGAAAAACGCGCCGATGCCCTTACGGATGATGCGAAAGCTAAGGCCAAATCCATAGAGCAGCAGGCCAAGCAGCAGAGCGATCAAATAATCGATCAGGCTAAGACGATTAAAGAGAGCGCCATCAGCGGTGCGAACGATCTTTCCGCCGATGCTCAAACCAAAACTCAGGCGATTAAAGACAGCATGAAGCAAAACCCACCTGCTCAGAATGGTGTAGCTCCAGCGTCAAATGAAACGCCAAAGACAAATGCCAATCCGTAG
- a CDS encoding AsmA family protein, translating to MTRTGKAFSWLAGILVVLIVGIVVFVMTFDWNRLKPTINKKVSTELNRPFAIRGDLGVDWARPTDETGWRSWVPWPHIHAEDIVLGNPPEIPAVSMVTLERVDASLAPLALLGKQVYIPRIKLKQPDASLRRLANGKNNWTFELANSSTDDQAKDQKSAWSFKIDDIVFDQGVIAYDDAIAHAKFKATVDPLGKPLPFREVMGNSGAAKKVAGKKAPDYVFGWKVDGTYNGESLSGSGKIGGMLALRDPDGLFPLQADVRSGKTRVAVAGTLSDPLNLGALDLRLQFSGQSLSQLHKLTGIVLPDTPPYSTDGHLSAELKRAKGAIYRYQNFNGKIGDSDIHGSLSYQVSKPRPSLNGELVSNQLRFADLAPLIGADSNQEKVNRGDKATQPSDKVLPADKFDTKQWSTMDADVKFTAKRIEHGESLPLSDLYTHLVLNNGTLLMDPLRFGVAGGNLNSTIRLEGQRTPMRGMADLHARGFQLQKLLPNVESMRRSLGQLNGDAKISGTGNSVADLLATSNGDVRLLINDGVISRNLMEIAGLNVGNYLVGKLFGDDEVKINCAAADIGIKNGLAATRLFVFDTENAVINISGNVNLATERMDLSVDPESKGMRVLTLRSPLYVKGTFKHPDAGVKAGPLIARGVAAVALGAVVAPAAALLALISPSDVDSNQCGGMLKGMKK from the coding sequence ATGACCAGAACAGGAAAAGCATTTAGCTGGTTAGCAGGGATCTTAGTGGTATTGATCGTTGGGATCGTTGTCTTTGTAATGACCTTTGATTGGAACCGCCTCAAGCCGACGATCAATAAGAAAGTCTCTACAGAACTTAATCGGCCGTTCGCTATTCGAGGCGATCTTGGCGTGGATTGGGCACGCCCGACCGATGAAACGGGCTGGCGTTCTTGGGTGCCTTGGCCGCATATTCACGCTGAAGATATTGTGCTCGGCAATCCACCGGAGATCCCCGCGGTCTCGATGGTTACGTTGGAACGGGTTGATGCCAGCCTCGCCCCGCTAGCGCTACTCGGCAAACAGGTTTATATCCCCCGCATTAAACTCAAACAGCCAGATGCTTCACTGCGTAGGCTCGCGAATGGTAAGAATAACTGGACGTTTGAACTCGCTAATTCATCAACGGACGATCAAGCCAAAGATCAAAAGTCTGCGTGGTCTTTTAAGATCGATGACATCGTGTTTGATCAGGGTGTGATCGCCTATGACGATGCGATCGCTCATGCAAAATTTAAAGCCACCGTCGATCCGTTGGGGAAACCGTTGCCGTTTAGGGAGGTGATGGGAAACAGCGGTGCGGCGAAAAAAGTCGCTGGTAAAAAAGCACCTGATTATGTTTTTGGCTGGAAAGTCGATGGAACATATAACGGCGAATCGCTCTCAGGTAGCGGCAAGATTGGCGGCATGCTGGCGCTGCGCGATCCTGATGGTTTATTTCCACTACAGGCCGATGTGCGTTCAGGCAAAACCCGAGTTGCGGTTGCCGGTACGCTCAGCGATCCACTGAATTTAGGTGCGCTGGATCTGCGATTACAGTTCTCCGGCCAGAGCTTAAGTCAGCTGCATAAACTGACTGGAATCGTGTTACCTGATACCCCGCCTTATTCCACCGATGGCCACTTAAGCGCCGAGCTTAAACGCGCTAAAGGCGCGATTTATCGCTATCAAAACTTCAACGGTAAAATTGGCGATAGTGATATTCACGGTAGCCTTAGCTATCAAGTGAGCAAGCCACGTCCTTCACTGAACGGCGAGCTGGTGTCTAACCAGCTCCGTTTTGCTGATTTAGCGCCGCTGATCGGTGCCGATTCCAATCAGGAAAAGGTGAACCGAGGCGATAAAGCCACACAGCCGTCTGACAAAGTTTTACCCGCGGATAAATTTGATACTAAGCAGTGGTCGACGATGGATGCCGACGTTAAATTTACCGCCAAACGGATTGAACACGGCGAATCTCTGCCGCTTAGCGATCTTTACACCCATTTGGTGCTCAACAATGGCACGTTGTTAATGGATCCGCTGCGTTTTGGCGTGGCTGGCGGTAATTTGAATTCGACAATTCGCTTGGAAGGACAACGCACGCCAATGCGCGGTATGGCGGATCTGCATGCGCGTGGTTTCCAGTTACAAAAGCTATTGCCTAACGTTGAGTCGATGCGCCGTAGCTTAGGACAGCTCAACGGCGATGCCAAAATCAGCGGTACGGGCAACTCGGTGGCTGACTTGCTGGCTACCAGCAACGGTGATGTACGTCTCCTAATCAACGATGGTGTGATAAGTCGCAACCTGATGGAAATTGCGGGCCTGAACGTGGGTAATTATCTGGTTGGTAAGCTGTTTGGTGATGATGAGGTGAAGATCAACTGCGCGGCAGCGGATATCGGCATTAAAAATGGTTTAGCCGCGACTCGCCTGTTTGTGTTCGACACCGAAAATGCGGTGATCAATATTTCGGGTAACGTCAATTTGGCTACCGAACGTATGGATTTGTCTGTCGATCCCGAAAGCAAAGGCATGCGGGTTCTGACCCTGCGTTCGCCATTGTATGTGAAGGGCACATTCAAGCATCCTGATGCGGGCGTTAAAGCTGGGCCGCTGATTGCGCGCGGCGTAGCTGCCGTGGCGCTTGGTGCTGTGGTTGCCCCCGCAGCAGCTTTGCTGGCGTTGATTTCCCCTAGTGATGTGGACTCTAACCAGTGCGGTGGCATGCTGAAAGGGATGAAAAAATAG
- the pdeH gene encoding cyclic-guanylate-specific phosphodiesterase — MKIGKTIEAGWIMPTLPTLEPTRERNFWSQCQRSYTFQPIYCTSGVPLAIELLTAVYHPDNPDCRLSPEDYFEQISQDLREDVVLEQLRLIQHWHSFIQQRDLLVSVNVDGQTLQSIQLLPEARNLLESMPYLRFEMVEHAYAALTIPIQSLEDVHRLWLDDFGSGLANFSSLMECRYEFVKLDRALFSFLRESHEGVRLFYALVALMSRYTKGVIVEGVETPQEWMLVKRSEACAAQGFYLSRPNRFDSLHQLPTFFRE; from the coding sequence ATGAAAATTGGCAAGACAATCGAGGCGGGGTGGATTATGCCCACGTTGCCCACACTGGAGCCTACCCGCGAGCGAAATTTCTGGAGCCAGTGCCAGAGAAGCTATACCTTCCAGCCTATTTACTGTACCAGCGGTGTGCCGTTAGCGATTGAATTGCTGACAGCGGTTTACCACCCTGATAATCCTGATTGCCGCTTATCGCCTGAAGATTATTTCGAGCAAATCTCACAGGATCTGCGTGAAGATGTGGTGCTGGAACAGCTTAGACTGATTCAGCATTGGCATAGCTTTATTCAGCAGCGCGATTTGTTGGTATCTGTGAACGTTGATGGACAAACTCTGCAGTCTATTCAGCTATTGCCAGAAGCACGTAATCTGCTGGAAAGTATGCCCTATTTGCGCTTTGAAATGGTTGAACATGCGTATGCGGCGCTGACTATCCCCATTCAGTCGCTAGAAGATGTGCATCGTTTATGGCTTGATGATTTCGGCAGCGGGTTAGCAAATTTCTCTTCGCTGATGGAGTGCCGCTATGAGTTCGTCAAACTCGATCGTGCGCTGTTCTCGTTTTTACGTGAAAGCCATGAGGGTGTTAGGCTGTTTTATGCATTAGTGGCGCTGATGAGCCGTTATACCAAAGGTGTTATTGTCGAGGGTGTTGAAACCCCTCAGGAATGGATGTTAGTAAAACGTTCAGAGGCCTGTGCTGCGCAGGGTTTCTACCTCTCACGTCCGAATCGGTTCGACTCTCTGCATCAATTACCCACGTTCTTTCGCGAATAG
- a CDS encoding 2-hydroxymuconate tautomerase family protein — MPFVNIKITREGATTEQKEALIAGVTQLLVDTMGKNPATTVVIIEEVETDNWGIGGKSVTELRKKK, encoded by the coding sequence ATGCCTTTCGTTAATATCAAAATCACTCGTGAAGGTGCCACTACCGAACAAAAAGAAGCACTGATTGCCGGTGTCACACAGTTACTGGTCGATACGATGGGGAAAAACCCAGCCACCACCGTGGTTATCATTGAGGAAGTCGAAACCGATAACTGGGGAATTGGCGGAAAAAGCGTGACCGAGCTGCGCAAGAAAAAGTAG
- a CDS encoding sugar kinase, which yields MTIASHSNAKIAVIGECMIELSQKGADLSRGFGGDTLNTSVYLSRQVPENELAVHYVTALGTDTFSNEMLDAWQREGVKTELTQRLDNKLPGLYFIETDASGERTFYYWRNDAAARYWLDGENADAICDQLAQFDYLYLSGISLAILNDNSRERLLTLLKRCRANGGKVIFDNNYRPRLWQNIEQTQAAYTAMLACTDIAFLTLDDEDLLWGQKPADEVIARTHALGVSEVVIKRGADSCMVSVDGQTVDVPAVKLPKEKVVDTTAAGDSFSAGYLSVRLLGGTPTASAQRGHQTASTVIQYRGAIIPQEAMPRQ from the coding sequence ATGACCATTGCTTCCCATTCCAATGCAAAAATTGCCGTTATCGGCGAATGTATGATTGAACTGTCGCAAAAAGGTGCGGATCTTTCCCGTGGCTTTGGTGGCGACACGCTGAATACCTCGGTTTATCTTTCACGTCAGGTGCCTGAAAATGAACTGGCCGTGCACTATGTCACCGCGTTAGGTACCGATACGTTCAGCAACGAAATGTTGGATGCGTGGCAGCGTGAAGGGGTAAAAACAGAGTTAACCCAGCGCTTGGATAACAAACTTCCCGGCCTCTATTTTATTGAAACTGATGCCAGCGGCGAGCGTACCTTTTACTACTGGCGCAACGATGCTGCTGCGCGCTATTGGCTAGATGGCGAAAACGCCGATGCGATTTGTGACCAATTAGCCCAGTTTGATTATCTCTATCTCAGCGGAATTAGCCTCGCGATCCTCAACGACAATAGTCGTGAGCGCTTACTCACTTTATTAAAACGCTGTCGCGCCAACGGGGGCAAAGTTATTTTTGATAATAACTACCGTCCACGTCTGTGGCAGAACATCGAACAAACACAAGCAGCCTATACCGCCATGCTTGCCTGCACCGATATCGCCTTTTTAACGCTGGATGATGAGGATCTGCTATGGGGTCAAAAACCTGCAGATGAGGTCATTGCACGCACTCACGCGCTAGGCGTGAGCGAAGTGGTGATTAAGCGCGGTGCTGATTCTTGTATGGTCTCAGTCGACGGGCAAACCGTAGATGTACCCGCGGTTAAACTCCCCAAAGAAAAAGTGGTTGATACCACTGCCGCAGGTGACTCATTCAGCGCCGGTTATTTATCAGTCCGCCTACTTGGTGGAACACCAACCGCATCGGCACAGCGCGGACATCAAACCGCTAGCACCGTCATCCAGTACCGTGGTGCTATCATCCCGCAGGAAGCAATGCCTCGCCAATAA